GTTCAGGAGTTGTCTTCCAAGCCGGCCCAGAAGCTGTCTAGATACGGTTGGTATGGCAACATCAGGCTGACCATGTTCCGTATCCCGGACGACACCGTCGCCGCCCGCTGGCTGTTCACTGTAACCAGGGGCAGCGGTTTCCACTGTGGAACACACAACGTCACCATGTAAGTCTATGACAATAATGCTTCCTTTCTGTTGTTTGCAGTGTTGAGTGGACAATCAGGCACTAAAGCTCAGTGCTGCTCATTGCTCAACGATGACAACTCTGTGAACTTGGTCTAGAGATGTGGCTAGTGGCACTAATAGAATCAGCAGTTCTGTTATTACCTCTCTCTGTCTTGGGGGGCAACACATCACAGCCTGTCTCTACCTGCAATAACATGTTTCTACTCAGTGTTCTCTATCtaaccctccacctctccatccctctcttccttctccctccctcatctatccctccctccctccctcttatatccctccctcccctcccaaccccctccccctccctccctccctcctccctccctcctccctccctccctccatccctcttctatccatccctccctccagttCCATGAGTTGGGGAGCTCCTCCAGTCATCGACCCAGTAGGACGGGTGTTTCCTAACAACACGGTGACAACATCAGTCCTCTCACTcatccttcctgtgacatcatcaCAAAGCAACATGACCTTTAACCTCTCTAACCCCGCCCCCGGAGACTGGTACCTGGCGGCTCACCTGCCCCAAGACGATGGACGCATCGAACACAAGGTgaggagtttgtgtgtgtgtgtgtgtgtgtgtgtgtgtttataatgtgtgtgtattgtgtgtgtagggCTTCCCGTCCTGCTCCTACTACTTCCAGCCCCAGCTGTCAGTCAGGAGAGCAGTGGACACACCCATCCTGCAGGCCACGCCCCTAACCCAGACCGCCTCCCCCGACAGACCTGCACTACTCAAGTAAGGAGCTAACCAAGCTAGTGGACAGAGAGAGGTctgggttaaccctaaccctaaccctaacccaccaagCTAGTGGACAGAGAGAGGTCTGGGTTCACTTCTAAAATGACATTTATTGTCTGCCCAACCATGTACTTAAACCATGACTAGCTATGATGCCAATATTTAATGATATAGCTCCCGTTTGGCTAATGTCTCTTCTGTCAACCTTGATCACGGTTCCCGCAGGACATACAGTTGGACAGTTTCAACTGGATGCAACCAAGTTGCAGATGAGTTGCAGGGGGATGTTTCACAAAGCAATCGAGAAGCAACTGCGTTGTATTGCAACGTCAGCTTCAGAGAGCAATGAGGAAGAGATGTGAACAGtcaggcatcatgaggaagagaTGACCAGTCAGGCATCATGATAAAAACCAGTCACACCTGAAAGTCTGTCTACTGCAGTCTAacaacccagctagcacattcgggaagttgtgggaatgtatgtttttggtttcacattggttgtgggaacaaagccatacgtttcaataacactgctagcttatttcgggttaactgttttgaactccaagcactgATAAAGTAGGACCATGGACATtgatttgcttaggcattaatcatgcaaacagttcattttttatttatttattgtgacaCGGCGTCAGTGAGATttgaacctatgatcttctgttctctagccctggaattagtccactgcgccaccaggatggatcTAGCATGCCATATTTTCTTATCATACAAAGCTGTTGATTCAAACACTATTAAGATCAGCTGTGGCCAGTGAGTGGGCGTGGCCAAACACACCTACCtggaacacacttaacaagatagaggagagagagagagttttgttgacgctgagaacggaaagtatcagttttt
The sequence above is a segment of the Coregonus clupeaformis isolate EN_2021a unplaced genomic scaffold, ASM2061545v1 scaf1170, whole genome shotgun sequence genome. Coding sequences within it:
- the LOC121565178 gene encoding post-GPI attachment to proteins factor 6-like; translated protein: MVWRKINAFCEKNKMEIHILPSLLVLSFIATAFGDGGELALVQELSSKPAQKLSRYGWYGNIRLTMFRIPDDTVAARWLFTVTRGSGFHCGTHNVTISMSWGAPPVIDPVGRVFPNNTVTTSVLSLILPVTSSQSNMTFNLSNPAPGDWYLAAHLPQDDGRIEHKGFPSCSYYFQPQLSVRRAVDTPILQATPLTQTASPDRPALLK